ACCAGTGAGCGCACCGGCCCGGTAGCCGGGCGCGCCGGTCCGGTCCGGGGGCCCGGCAGGGTCGCGGCCCGTCACCGACCGACCGGTAGCCTTACGGACCGTGACCGCAACGCTCATCTGGCTCCTTGTGGCCGTCCTCGCCTTCGGTATGTACCTCAGTTGGACCGCCGGGCGCCTCGACCGGCTCCACACCCGGATCGACGCCGCCCGCGCCGCGCTCGACGCCCAGTTGCTGCGGCGCGCCTCGGTGACCCAGGAGGTGGCCACGTCCGGGGTGCTCGACCCGGCGGCGTCGATCGTGCTGTACGAGGCGGCCCACGCGGCCCGGCAGGCGCAGGAGGAGCAGCGCGAGGTCGCCGAGAGCGAGCTGAGCGCCGCGCTGCGCGCCGTCTTCGCCGAGTCCGCCCAGGTCGAGGCCGTCCGCGAGGTGCCGGGCGGCGAGGACGCCGCCGGTGAACTGGCCCGCGCGGCCCGCCGGGTCCCCATGGCCCGCCGCTTCCACAACGACGCCGTGCGCGCGGCCCGGGCGCTGCGCCGCCATCGCACGGTCCGCTGGTTCCGGCTGGCCGGGCACGCCCCGTTCCCGCTCGCCTTCGAGATGGACGACGAGCCGCCGCGGGCGCTCGCGGACCGTTCCGTCACCTGAGCCGCCCCGGGCACCTGAGCCGCCCCGGGCTCCCGGGCTCCCGGGTCCGGAGACCCGGGCAAAACGATCCACCGCCTACCCATTGGCCCTTGCTGTGGACTGGTCCGCGGAGGTTGCATCGTTCACGCACCGCATCGCGACCCCTCGCGCCGGACGCATCCCATCCGCCGTCACCCCAGTGAGGTCCACCGTGTCCAGCACGCTCCCCACCCCCTCCCCGACCGCCGAGTCCCCGGCCACCGGCACCGCCCGCGTCAAGCGCGGCATGGCCGAGCAGCTCAAGGGCGGCGTCATCATGGACGTGGTCGACGCCGAGCAGGCGAAGATCGCCGAGGACGCGGGCGCGGTCGCCGTCATGGCCCTGGAGCGGGTGCCCGCCGACATCCGCAAGGACGGCGGCGTGGCCCGGATGTCCGACCCCAACATGATCGAGGAGATCATCGAGGCGGTCTCCATCCCCGTCATGGCCAAGTCCCGCATCGGCCACTTCGTCGAGGCCCAGGTGCTCCAGTCCCTCGGTGTCGACTACATCGACGAGTCCGAGGTGCTGACCCCCGCCGACGAGGTCAACCACTCCGACAAGTGGACCTTCACCACCCCCTTCGTCTGCGGCGCCACCAACCTCGGCGAGGCCCTGCGCCGGATCGCCGAGGGCGCGGCCATGATCCGCTCCAAGGGCGAGGCGGGCACCGGCAACGTCGTCGAGGCCGTGCGCCACCTGCGGCAGATCAAGAACGAGATCGCCCGGCTCCGCGGCTACGACAGCCATGAGCTGTACGCGGCGGCCAAGGAGCTGCGCGCCCCCTA
The nucleotide sequence above comes from Streptomyces clavuligerus. Encoded proteins:
- a CDS encoding membrane protein; amino-acid sequence: MTATLIWLLVAVLAFGMYLSWTAGRLDRLHTRIDAARAALDAQLLRRASVTQEVATSGVLDPAASIVLYEAAHAARQAQEEQREVAESELSAALRAVFAESAQVEAVREVPGGEDAAGELARAARRVPMARRFHNDAVRAARALRRHRTVRWFRLAGHAPFPLAFEMDDEPPRALADRSVT
- the pdxS gene encoding pyridoxal 5'-phosphate synthase lyase subunit PdxS translates to MSSTLPTPSPTAESPATGTARVKRGMAEQLKGGVIMDVVDAEQAKIAEDAGAVAVMALERVPADIRKDGGVARMSDPNMIEEIIEAVSIPVMAKSRIGHFVEAQVLQSLGVDYIDESEVLTPADEVNHSDKWTFTTPFVCGATNLGEALRRIAEGAAMIRSKGEAGTGNVVEAVRHLRQIKNEIARLRGYDSHELYAAAKELRAPYELVKEVAELGKLPVVLFSAGGVATPADAALMRQLGAEGVFVGSGIFKSGDPAKRAAAIVKATTFYDDPKIIADASRNLGEAMVGINCDTLPEGERYANRGW